The following are encoded in a window of Sulfurimonas sp. C5 genomic DNA:
- a CDS encoding glycosyltransferase family 4 protein, translated as MVYLVLFLFSFFLTYFIKKYAIKKSFVAQVNERSSHTIPTPHGGGIAIATTWFSGLFYLFMTNQIDIQLFYALLAGALISIVSFLDDIYELSPKLRLLIQSLVALTGLYFLGGLNSIPFGIIEFSNIVITSTFSFLLILWFINLTNFIDGINGYVGSEFVFLGIAGLVLFHESLFGILVVAVLGFLFWNYNKAKIFMGDVGSTLLGYNVAIFTIYYANQEAVNLWVWITLFGLFWFDATYTLIRRKLNGEKLSQAHKKHAYQRLTQAGWSHFEVTNYAIALNLLILVLIYFIPNIAISFVSTIVLLFISMKFVDAKKPFE; from the coding sequence GTGGTGTATTTAGTATTATTTCTTTTCTCTTTTTTTCTAACATATTTTATAAAAAAATATGCAATTAAAAAATCTTTTGTGGCTCAGGTCAATGAAAGAAGCTCTCATACAATCCCGACACCTCATGGTGGTGGTATTGCTATCGCAACAACATGGTTTAGTGGATTATTTTATTTGTTCATGACAAATCAAATAGATATACAACTGTTCTATGCTCTTTTAGCAGGGGCTTTAATCTCTATTGTCAGTTTTCTTGATGACATATATGAATTAAGTCCTAAATTGAGGTTGTTAATTCAAAGTTTAGTAGCATTAACAGGTCTGTATTTTTTGGGAGGGTTAAATAGTATTCCTTTTGGTATAATTGAATTTTCAAATATTGTTATTACCTCTACTTTTTCGTTTTTATTGATTTTGTGGTTTATAAACTTAACAAATTTTATTGACGGAATAAATGGTTATGTTGGTAGTGAATTTGTTTTTTTAGGTATAGCAGGTTTAGTTCTTTTTCACGAAAGTTTATTTGGTATTTTAGTGGTAGCCGTTTTAGGTTTTTTGTTTTGGAACTATAACAAAGCGAAGATTTTTATGGGAGATGTTGGAAGTACACTCTTAGGCTATAATGTAGCTATCTTTACAATTTATTATGCCAATCAAGAAGCTGTTAATTTATGGGTTTGGATTACACTTTTTGGATTGTTTTGGTTTGATGCTACTTATACACTTATAAGAAGAAAATTAAATGGTGAAAAGTTAAGTCAGGCACATAAAAAGCATGCTTATCAAAGATTGACACAAGCAGGTTGGAGCCATTTTGAGGTGACAAATTATGCAATAGCATTAAACCTATTGATTTTAGTATTGATCTATTTTATACCAAATATTGCTATAAGCTTTGTCAGTACAATCGTTTTATTATTTATAAGTATGAAGTTCGTTGATGCAAAAAAGCCTTTTGAATAA
- a CDS encoding NAD-dependent epimerase/dehydratase family protein — MKILVTGSKGYLGSSFINQYKGVYFFKNFSLLNKKLDDIDLNGIDVILHCAALVHQKVEYSYEKYYEINVAYPVKLAELAKQRGVRHFIFISTIAVYGEEAQLITENTLCNPVTNYGKSKLEAEKQLFALENHEFKVSVIRAPMVYGKNAPGNIESLVRIVKQFSVLPLGKIQNKRSFVYVGNLCYLINEVIRQEKTGLFLASDDEPISTTRLIELIEKYLYKKVYLIKIPFFETIIQLLKPSFHKRLYGNLEINNFLTRQKLNLKNPYSVEDGIKLMIQGE; from the coding sequence ATGAAAATATTGGTTACAGGAAGTAAAGGTTATTTAGGAAGTAGTTTTATAAATCAATATAAAGGTGTATATTTCTTTAAAAATTTTTCACTTTTAAATAAAAAGTTAGATGATATTGACTTGAATGGTATAGATGTGATTTTACATTGTGCTGCACTTGTACATCAAAAAGTAGAATATTCTTATGAAAAATATTATGAAATAAATGTAGCATATCCAGTAAAACTAGCAGAGTTGGCAAAGCAAAGAGGTGTAAGACATTTTATATTTATAAGTACGATAGCAGTTTATGGAGAAGAAGCTCAATTAATAACAGAAAATACTTTATGTAATCCAGTGACAAACTATGGAAAGAGTAAACTGGAAGCAGAAAAACAGTTATTTGCATTAGAAAACCATGAATTTAAAGTGAGTGTTATAAGAGCTCCAATGGTTTATGGGAAAAATGCACCTGGAAATATAGAAAGCTTAGTAAGGATTGTAAAACAGTTTTCAGTTCTTCCCCTTGGAAAAATTCAAAATAAAAGAAGTTTTGTATATGTAGGTAATCTTTGTTACTTGATTAATGAGGTTATTAGACAAGAAAAAACCGGTTTATTTCTAGCAAGTGATGATGAACCTATAAGTACCACACGATTAATTGAATTAATTGAAAAATATTTATATAAAAAAGTGTATCTTATCAAGATACCATTTTTTGAAACAATTATACAATTACTCAAACCCTCATTCCATAAACGACTTTATGGTAACTTGGAAATTAATAACTTTTTAACAAGACAAAAGTTAAATCTAAAAAATCCATATAGTGTAGAAGATGGTATTAAGCTTATGATTCAAGGGGAGTAG
- a CDS encoding glycosyltransferase family 2 protein codes for MKISIITVVWNNASTIKDAIDSVLSQTYNNIEYIIVDGLSTDGTVEIVKSYGDKITKLISEEDNGLYDAMNKGIKLATGDIVGILNSDDFYINEFVIEKIVKEFEEKQVDSVYADLVFVKPENLEKVLRYYDSSKCMPSKFQYALYPAHPTFFVKKWVYDKYGVFKTDYKIGADFDIMARFLFTEKISYSYIKEPLIKMRVGGVSTSFSSILINSMEQLRVCKENGIKTNIFKIFMKYPIKLLGMIIK; via the coding sequence ATGAAAATATCAATAATAACTGTTGTTTGGAATAATGCATCCACTATAAAAGATGCTATAGACTCAGTGCTTAGTCAAACGTATAATAATATAGAATATATTATCGTAGATGGATTAAGTACAGATGGTACAGTTGAAATAGTGAAAAGCTATGGAGATAAGATAACAAAGCTTATAAGTGAAGAAGATAATGGACTTTATGATGCTATGAATAAAGGTATTAAGCTTGCCACTGGAGATATAGTGGGAATTCTAAATAGTGATGACTTTTATATAAATGAGTTTGTGATAGAAAAGATTGTCAAGGAGTTTGAGGAAAAGCAAGTAGATAGTGTATATGCTGATTTAGTTTTTGTGAAACCTGAAAACTTAGAAAAAGTACTGAGGTATTATGATAGTAGTAAATGTATGCCAAGTAAATTTCAATATGCTCTTTATCCAGCTCATCCTACTTTTTTTGTAAAAAAATGGGTTTATGATAAATATGGAGTATTTAAAACTGATTATAAAATTGGAGCTGATTTTGATATTATGGCCAGATTCTTATTTACAGAGAAGATTAGCTACAGTTATATTAAAGAACCACTTATTAAAATGAGAGTTGGTGGAGTGAGTACATCATTTAGTAGTATTTTGATAAATAGTATGGAACAGCTAAGGGTTTGTAAAGAGAATGGTATTAAAACGAATATATTTAAAATATTTATGAAATATCCTATAAAACTATTGGGAATGATAATAAAATGA
- a CDS encoding acyltransferase: MHYNNFDFLRILAAVSVLFFHTIDRLQIEVYNYIFDFFKLIPGVPIFFFISGFLISLSYSRSTSFMNYIKKRILRIYPALLVCLILSVLSLFIVGYLDSKIFFESKFWMWIFAQSTFVQFYNPDFLRSFGVGVLNGSLWTISVELQFYILIPIVYFFINKDIKKKNLYLLVLILFFSLVNLIFSNLKVGTFNEQTLIMKLMFVSFIPWFYMFLLGVLFQENKDRLHFLINAQWYTKLLIVSMCLLLYKLFGMNPITFVLLCIVIVILVFSFKRFSSLIFKGNDYSYGIYIYHAVIINFFVYFHLVKELKYFFFVYLLTFVFAFLSWHFIEKPFLKLK; this comes from the coding sequence ATGCATTATAATAATTTTGATTTTTTAAGAATTTTAGCTGCTGTGAGTGTATTGTTTTTTCATACTATTGATCGTTTACAGATAGAAGTCTACAATTACATTTTTGATTTTTTCAAGTTGATACCAGGTGTTCCAATTTTCTTTTTTATTAGTGGTTTTCTAATTAGTTTATCTTATTCAAGGTCTACCTCTTTTATGAATTATATTAAAAAAAGAATATTAAGAATTTATCCGGCTTTACTTGTATGTTTGATCTTATCAGTATTGTCTCTTTTTATTGTTGGGTATTTAGATTCAAAAATTTTTTTTGAATCTAAATTTTGGATGTGGATATTTGCACAGAGTACTTTTGTTCAATTTTATAATCCAGATTTTTTAAGAAGTTTTGGTGTTGGTGTATTAAATGGAAGTTTATGGACTATTTCTGTTGAATTGCAATTTTATATTCTTATTCCAATAGTATATTTTTTTATAAACAAAGATATAAAAAAGAAGAATTTATATTTACTTGTGCTCATACTGTTTTTTAGTCTTGTAAATTTGATATTTTCTAATCTAAAGGTTGGAACTTTTAATGAACAAACATTGATAATGAAGTTAATGTTTGTAAGTTTTATACCATGGTTTTATATGTTTTTACTCGGAGTATTATTTCAAGAGAATAAAGATAGATTACATTTCTTGATCAATGCACAATGGTATACTAAACTTTTGATAGTTTCTATGTGTTTATTATTATATAAATTATTTGGGATGAATCCAATTACATTTGTTTTACTTTGTATAGTTATTGTCATTTTGGTGTTTAGTTTTAAAAGGTTTAGTTCTCTAATCTTTAAAGGAAATGATTATTCTTATGGGATTTATATTTATCACGCTGTTATAATTAATTTCTTTGTTTATTTTCATTTAGTAAAGGAGTTGAAATATTTCTTTTTTGTATACCTCCTTACATTTGTTTTTGCCTTTTTATCTTGGCATTTTATTGAAAAACCTTTTTTAAAATTAAAGTAG
- a CDS encoding glycosyltransferase family 2 protein: MISFIMMAYNVENYISDAIIELQKENMIKWELIIVDDFSTDNTFNVAKKLSDTDNRITLVKNISKGKVVGTNYGYSLSTGDIIKCIDSDDVLLQSFFREYENMKKFDAHCHSSYITDNKLNIQSTYEYNPLILTKDYEFVLSNLISLPKVSWSFKREVADKIFPMPESLPFEDVWISMLVKKFSKNIYAMQNPYYLYRQHDKQTFGGIINYNVEKVIFRANRLLKLMDILENETRIMEGFEKDIFYSSRIYNEFMKERQFSWISLAKSQLRLLAKMKIILIKKFPLTATYITKLKWRIDKGLS; encoded by the coding sequence ATGATTAGTTTTATCATGATGGCATATAATGTAGAAAACTATATTTCAGATGCAATAATTGAACTTCAAAAGGAAAATATGATAAAGTGGGAATTAATAATTGTAGATGATTTTTCCACTGATAATACTTTTAATGTAGCTAAAAAACTTTCAGATACTGATAATAGAATAACATTAGTTAAAAATATATCTAAAGGAAAAGTTGTTGGTACTAACTATGGTTATAGCTTATCTACTGGCGATATAATTAAATGTATTGATTCTGATGATGTTTTACTTCAAAGTTTTTTTAGAGAATACGAAAATATGAAAAAATTTGATGCACATTGTCATAGTTCATATATAACTGATAATAAACTAAATATTCAATCCACTTATGAATATAATCCATTAATTTTAACAAAAGACTACGAATTTGTACTTTCTAATTTAATAAGCCTTCCTAAAGTTTCTTGGTCATTTAAAAGAGAAGTAGCTGATAAAATATTTCCAATGCCAGAAAGTTTACCTTTTGAGGATGTGTGGATTTCAATGCTGGTGAAAAAATTTTCAAAAAATATATATGCTATGCAAAATCCATATTATTTATATAGACAACATGATAAGCAAACTTTTGGTGGAATTATAAACTATAATGTAGAAAAAGTAATTTTTAGAGCTAACAGGCTTTTAAAACTTATGGACATTCTTGAAAATGAAACTAGAATAATGGAAGGATTTGAGAAGGATATTTTTTATAGTTCAAGAATTTACAATGAATTCATGAAAGAAAGACAATTTTCTTGGATTTCTCTTGCTAAGTCACAATTAAGACTTCTTGCAAAAATGAAAATTATCTTAATTAAAAAATTTCCACTTACAGCGACATATATAACAAAATTAAAATGGCGTATTGACAAAGGTCTGTCATAA
- a CDS encoding glycosyltransferase family 2 protein — protein sequence MKSDVKISIITVVYNGATYLEKTIQSILNQTYDNLEYIIIDGGSIDGTIDIIKKYEDKISYWISEKDAGIYDAMNKGIDISSGDYINFLNAGDSFADYYVLERIFNNQEMLLYDLVYGPAIVTGGKKEVLLHPKKFTKFNLYLWNTRVVCHQAIFIKREEIVKYTLKYKLKGELNWYLDLVEKVDKVLIVDFPIVYYSLGGTGDMNYKLNTIESIKVVYGRNKLFASLSLPVIIYKYFKKVLNK from the coding sequence ATGAAAAGTGATGTGAAAATTTCAATAATCACAGTTGTATATAATGGAGCAACATATTTAGAAAAAACTATTCAAAGTATTTTAAATCAGACATATGACAATCTAGAATATATTATTATAGATGGTGGAAGTATAGATGGAACAATTGATATAATAAAAAAGTATGAAGATAAGATTAGTTATTGGATTAGTGAAAAGGATGCTGGCATTTATGATGCTATGAATAAGGGAATTGACATCTCTAGTGGTGATTATATCAATTTTTTAAATGCAGGTGATAGTTTTGCAGATTATTATGTGTTAGAAAGAATATTTAATAATCAAGAAATGCTATTGTATGATTTAGTATATGGTCCAGCTATAGTGACTGGTGGTAAAAAAGAGGTATTGTTACATCCAAAAAAATTTACTAAATTTAATCTTTATCTTTGGAATACTAGAGTAGTTTGCCATCAAGCAATATTTATTAAAAGAGAAGAAATTGTAAAATATACGCTTAAGTATAAGTTGAAAGGTGAACTAAATTGGTATTTGGATTTAGTTGAAAAAGTAGATAAGGTTTTGATAGTTGATTTTCCTATTGTGTACTACTCTTTAGGCGGAACAGGAGATATGAATTACAAACTAAATACTATAGAATCCATTAAAGTAGTTTATGGTAGAAATAAGCTATTTGCATCTTTATCATTACCGGTGATTATATACAAATATTTTAAAAAGGTTTTGAATAAATGA
- a CDS encoding polysialyltransferase family glycosyltransferase: MIYFLVNNNYHLLDVYEHCKNLRKFEKSLIQIPHTLECISKDENFNNIFIFKTPFSKMKNYFNIINVKKIERKVKSKLTINANDILFVYTEYEILNQYIITLFKKNGAKVYVIEDGGFPTYLTYSIEDTEPLSLKEKIKLFYFNYFLGYRFVNFLKYNNLIFPQINENYLDGVLLYLDINIVRNIKKFLLSKNKKQLDLDKSKALFLNEKIYEYYCSKSEYSDILKICIEKMIDKFEIVYFKFHPKETEENKLWQLKILNQYSNVEIIQDNSPVENLLVIYKTKYVFSFLSAALLNLNAQGAVPVYIYHWFDNILENNVFQNIDNILHNIGYKFINKNCEITDVGFSSKNYDDLKLDTFLKEIK; encoded by the coding sequence TTGATTTATTTTTTAGTGAACAATAATTATCATCTGTTAGATGTTTATGAACATTGTAAAAATTTACGAAAATTTGAGAAGTCTTTGATTCAAATTCCTCATACTTTAGAATGTATAAGTAAAGATGAAAATTTTAATAATATTTTTATATTTAAAACACCTTTCAGTAAAATGAAAAATTATTTTAATATTATCAATGTAAAAAAAATCGAAAGAAAAGTAAAGTCAAAATTAACAATAAATGCTAATGATATACTATTTGTATACACTGAATATGAAATACTAAATCAATACATAATAACATTGTTTAAAAAAAATGGGGCGAAAGTTTATGTCATTGAGGACGGTGGTTTTCCTACTTATTTAACATATAGTATCGAAGATACAGAACCTTTAAGCTTAAAGGAAAAGATTAAACTATTTTACTTCAATTATTTTCTTGGATATAGATTTGTAAACTTCTTAAAATATAATAATTTGATTTTTCCTCAGATTAATGAAAATTATCTGGATGGTGTTTTGTTGTATTTAGATATAAATATTGTAAGAAATATAAAAAAATTTTTACTTTCTAAAAATAAAAAACAACTAGACCTTGATAAAAGTAAAGCATTGTTTCTAAATGAAAAAATTTATGAATATTATTGTTCAAAAAGTGAATATTCTGATATATTGAAAATTTGTATTGAAAAAATGATAGATAAGTTTGAAATAGTATATTTTAAATTTCATCCAAAAGAAACTGAAGAAAATAAATTATGGCAGTTGAAAATTTTAAATCAATACTCGAATGTAGAAATAATTCAAGATAATTCACCTGTTGAAAATTTATTAGTCATTTATAAAACTAAATATGTATTTTCATTTTTAAGTGCTGCATTATTAAATCTTAATGCACAGGGTGCAGTTCCTGTATACATCTATCATTGGTTTGATAATATTCTAGAAAATAATGTATTTCAAAATATTGATAATATTTTACATAATATTGGTTATAAGTTCATTAATAAAAATTGTGAAATAACTGATGTAGGGTTTAGTTCTAAAAACTATGATGATTTAAAGCTAGATACTTTTTTAAAGGAAATTAAATGA
- a CDS encoding acyltransferase has protein sequence MKKILFVFFKICKIDKIIDNCLFIVNQVKIKRYEEECQCRINFVSQGPGNITLGGNVKKFKIDPTSHLKSNTFIECSGGVTIGKYFHTGRGLTIFSTNHNYENTTRIPYDDVSIDKPVVIKDFVWCGANVTIVPGVIIGEGVVIGAGSVVTKNIPDYAVIGGNPAKIIKFRDIDEFQKLKSSGEFY, from the coding sequence ATGAAAAAAATACTATTTGTATTTTTTAAAATATGTAAAATTGATAAGATCATTGACAATTGTTTATTTATAGTTAACCAAGTAAAAATTAAAAGATATGAAGAAGAATGTCAATGTAGAATTAATTTTGTATCACAAGGTCCTGGAAATATAACATTAGGTGGCAATGTAAAAAAATTTAAAATAGACCCAACAAGTCATTTGAAATCAAATACGTTTATAGAATGTTCAGGTGGTGTAACTATTGGTAAATATTTTCACACTGGTCGTGGATTAACAATATTTTCCACAAACCATAATTATGAAAATACAACAAGGATACCTTATGATGATGTATCTATTGATAAACCTGTAGTTATAAAAGATTTTGTATGGTGTGGTGCAAATGTGACTATAGTACCAGGTGTAATTATTGGTGAAGGTGTTGTTATAGGAGCAGGAAGTGTAGTAACAAAAAATATTCCTGACTATGCTGTAATTGGTGGTAATCCTGCCAAGATAATCAAATTTAGAGATATAGATGAATTTCAAAAATTAAAATCAAGTGGTGAATTTTATTGA
- a CDS encoding oligosaccharide flippase family protein → MIKKSFNYFSYSIVGSLVGILSLPYLTRMLSPEEFAYIGIMQVILFILIPFFGFQSVSLIGINKVKQSYDDFRTFRNSYINFSIFMIVLLSIPLFLIVSFFFKKYMLLIILTYLIAICRHLIQIHNQEIIQDGKASIFGQLNLTNQLLALSFTVICLSFVEMSWEGRLLSLLLADLLLSTIRLYFFSDIVINYNILIDKIQIKEIVFYGLPLFIALFASWITFEFDKLIVNHFFSLELVGLYTVAYTIGASLNIVNQSVRNAYVPRLRMELSSGRGINLMKKFQIYYGLVIFTLALFLSIIFYFFDAFILGEKYLGVWKIISVVLFAYAFFGVYSGYGAIFEFYKLTVLKTKFVVLGAIMNLIISLSLLPFIDYLAPAVGTLASFVIILFVSYYFALNELKTRGIIE, encoded by the coding sequence ATGATAAAAAAATCATTTAATTACTTTTCATACTCAATCGTGGGTAGTTTAGTGGGGATTCTATCTTTACCTTATTTGACTCGAATGTTGTCACCTGAAGAATTTGCTTATATAGGTATTATGCAAGTTATATTATTTATTTTAATTCCTTTCTTTGGATTTCAATCAGTAAGCCTAATTGGTATTAATAAAGTTAAACAGTCATATGATGACTTTCGAACATTTAGAAACAGTTATATTAATTTTTCAATATTTATGATTGTTTTATTATCTATACCACTATTTCTAATAGTCAGTTTTTTTTTTAAAAAATATATGTTGCTTATAATACTTACATATTTGATTGCAATTTGTAGACATTTAATACAAATACACAATCAAGAGATAATTCAAGATGGTAAAGCTTCAATATTTGGGCAATTAAATTTAACCAACCAACTATTAGCATTATCTTTTACAGTTATATGCCTTTCATTTGTTGAAATGTCCTGGGAAGGTAGGTTATTGTCTTTATTGTTAGCAGATTTATTATTATCTACAATACGTTTATACTTTTTTTCCGATATTGTTATCAATTATAATATTTTGATAGATAAAATACAAATAAAAGAAATAGTTTTCTACGGATTACCATTGTTTATTGCACTTTTTGCAAGTTGGATTACATTTGAGTTTGATAAGCTGATAGTCAATCATTTTTTTTCATTGGAGTTAGTAGGTTTATATACAGTTGCCTACACAATAGGTGCAAGTCTAAACATAGTTAACCAATCAGTTAGAAATGCATATGTTCCAAGGCTTCGAATGGAACTTTCTTCAGGAAGAGGTATAAATCTTATGAAGAAATTTCAAATATACTATGGATTAGTTATTTTTACTTTAGCACTTTTTTTATCTATTATATTTTATTTTTTTGATGCTTTTATATTGGGAGAAAAGTATTTAGGAGTTTGGAAAATTATATCAGTAGTTCTTTTTGCATACGCTTTTTTTGGTGTATACTCGGGTTATGGGGCTATTTTTGAATTTTATAAGCTTACTGTATTAAAAACTAAGTTTGTGGTCTTAGGTGCTATAATGAACTTAATCATTTCTTTATCATTGCTTCCTTTTATTGATTATTTGGCACCTGCAGTAGGCACACTAGCTTCTTTTGTTATAATTTTATTTGTTTCATATTATTTTGCTTTAAATGAGTTGAAAACAAGAGGTATTATAGAATGA
- a CDS encoding sulfotransferase domain-containing protein — MNEIIPLVSFPKSGNTWMRFILSNLFKKDELFDINFKNINDISSTSHSEDHSKMISLLKPNAPLFIKEHYSYYDMPYKNFKKAIYIYRNGFDTLLSYWHFRNAQNPGMYPNIETFTKYYWNNYRQWGEHLFSWLEDEKTIKSHNIYAISYENLMQNPTETIKKCMDFLGYEFSLEDIKIAIELSSKDKMKKMSGSGEFMKSKDKDFHFVRSAKNGESKNQLSMFCKREFIKYDINYKMMMKYSYLEDDNEWKEISKIDSLSLMTIFKNKFYNYKYRLLEK, encoded by the coding sequence ATGAATGAAATAATACCTCTAGTGTCATTTCCAAAATCTGGAAATACTTGGATGAGATTTATATTGTCAAATTTATTCAAGAAAGATGAATTATTTGATATTAATTTTAAAAATATTAATGATATTTCGTCAACATCACATAGTGAAGATCATTCTAAGATGATATCATTATTAAAGCCTAATGCACCATTATTCATAAAAGAACATTATAGCTATTATGATATGCCTTATAAGAACTTTAAAAAGGCAATCTATATATATAGAAATGGTTTTGATACACTACTATCTTATTGGCATTTTAGAAATGCTCAAAATCCTGGAATGTATCCTAATATAGAAACTTTTACGAAGTACTATTGGAATAATTATCGACAGTGGGGAGAGCATCTATTTTCATGGTTGGAAGATGAAAAAACTATCAAATCTCATAATATTTATGCAATTAGTTATGAAAATTTAATGCAAAACCCTACTGAAACAATAAAAAAATGTATGGATTTTTTAGGTTATGAATTTTCACTTGAAGATATAAAAATTGCAATTGAGTTATCTAGTAAAGATAAAATGAAAAAAATGTCGGGTAGTGGAGAATTTATGAAAAGTAAAGATAAAGACTTTCATTTTGTTCGGTCTGCTAAAAATGGAGAATCAAAAAATCAATTGTCAATGTTTTGTAAAAGAGAGTTTATAAAATATGATATTAACTATAAGATGATGATGAAATATAGTTATTTAGAAGATGACAATGAATGGAAAGAAATCTCAAAAATAGATTCTTTATCATTGATGACAATTTTTAAAAATAAATTTTATAATTATAAATATAGATTATTAGAGAAATAA
- a CDS encoding SGNH/GDSL hydrolase family protein yields MKDNRIVIIGDSLAMPRFEVPLEKTYPYLLKNELKDFEIISKNQRANTIKKQASSQSILDDIVFLNPKILIVHLGIVDCAPRLFTPIENLILSKLKWINKFIIAFFSKHRFFFTKYNPKVYVKKSDFYNYYSKLIKECKKNGIEKIFLLNICDTNVENKKKSFNFEKNIYQYNTIIKQIADENNIYMLDMNFQIKENMLLEDGIHINEIGHFKVFEILIKALNKENIT; encoded by the coding sequence ATGAAAGATAATAGGATAGTAATTATAGGTGACTCCTTGGCTATGCCACGTTTTGAAGTTCCGTTAGAAAAAACATATCCTTATTTATTAAAAAATGAATTAAAAGATTTTGAAATCATTAGTAAAAATCAAAGGGCAAATACTATAAAAAAACAAGCTAGTTCTCAAAGCATTTTGGATGATATTGTTTTTTTGAATCCTAAAATACTAATTGTTCATTTAGGCATTGTAGATTGTGCTCCAAGATTATTTACTCCAATAGAAAATTTGATTTTATCAAAGTTAAAATGGATAAATAAATTTATAATTGCTTTTTTTTCTAAACATAGATTTTTTTTCACAAAATATAATCCAAAAGTATATGTTAAAAAAAGCGATTTTTACAATTATTATTCAAAACTGATTAAAGAATGTAAAAAAAATGGAATTGAGAAGATTTTTTTGCTAAATATTTGTGACACAAACGTTGAAAATAAGAAAAAATCTTTTAATTTTGAAAAAAATATATATCAGTATAATACTATTATAAAACAGATAGCAGACGAAAATAATATATATATGTTAGATATGAATTTTCAAATAAAAGAAAATATGCTTCTAGAAGATGGAATTCATATAAATGAGATAGGTCATTTTAAAGTTTTTGAGATATTAATTAAAGCATTAAATAAGGAAAATATAACATGA
- a CDS encoding Gfo/Idh/MocA family oxidoreductase yields the protein MNKVWLIGAGGMAQDYIKVLTDLSSDFIVIGRSEESAIKCEKATGCQVHIGGLETYLNLKPQVCPHAIVAVGIEKLYETTRELLRYGVKNILVEKPGALEAWQFEELNTLAKENDANLIIGYNRRFYASVLKAKEIIRQDGGVASFNFEFTEWAHIIEPSVKAEGVKEKWFLGNSTHVVDLAFYLGGKPKEISTFTNGSLSWHPSASNFSGAGISEKDALFSYQANWESAGRWAVEVLTNEHRLIFRPMEKLQVQKRGSIAQEFDESIDYTLDEEYKPGLYIQTKKFLEDDVEDMCSFDEQFKMIEIYNKIANYER from the coding sequence GTGAACAAAGTTTGGTTAATAGGTGCTGGTGGCATGGCACAAGATTATATAAAGGTTTTAACAGACTTAAGTAGTGACTTTATTGTTATTGGTCGTAGTGAAGAGAGTGCTATTAAGTGTGAAAAAGCTACTGGTTGCCAAGTACACATAGGTGGACTTGAAACATATTTAAATTTAAAACCTCAGGTTTGTCCTCATGCTATCGTAGCAGTGGGTATAGAAAAGCTTTATGAGACTACTAGAGAACTACTTCGATATGGAGTTAAAAACATATTAGTTGAAAAACCAGGTGCATTAGAAGCCTGGCAATTTGAAGAATTAAATACATTGGCAAAAGAGAATGACGCTAATTTAATTATTGGTTATAATCGAAGGTTTTATGCATCTGTATTAAAAGCAAAAGAGATTATCAGGCAAGATGGAGGAGTTGCTTCTTTTAATTTTGAGTTTACAGAGTGGGCGCACATAATTGAACCATCAGTAAAAGCAGAGGGTGTAAAAGAAAAATGGTTTTTAGGCAATTCTACACATGTGGTAGATTTAGCATTTTATCTTGGTGGAAAACCTAAAGAGATCAGTACTTTTACAAATGGAAGTTTATCTTGGCATCCTAGTGCTTCGAATTTTTCTGGTGCTGGAATAAGTGAAAAAGATGCTTTATTTTCTTATCAGGCTAATTGGGAAAGTGCAGGTAGATGGGCTGTAGAAGTTTTAACTAACGAACATAGATTGATATTTAGACCTATGGAAAAGCTTCAAGTTCAAAAAAGAGGTAGTATAGCTCAAGAATTCGATGAGAGTATAGATTATACCTTAGATGAAGAATATAAACCAGGGTTGTATATTCAAACAAAAAAATTTTTAGAAGATGATGTTGAGGATATGTGTTCTTTTGACGAACAGTTTAAAATGATCGAAATTTATAATAAAATTGCAAATTATGAAAGATAA